A single window of Oreochromis aureus strain Israel breed Guangdong linkage group 5, ZZ_aureus, whole genome shotgun sequence DNA harbors:
- the slc16a1a gene encoding monocarboxylate transporter 1a, protein MPPAVGGPQGYTPPEGGWGWMVVIGAFISIGFSYAFPKSITVFFKEIEVIFNVTSSQVSWISSIMLAVTYGGGPISSILVNKYGSRPVMMAGGCLSGLGLIAASFCESVQALYFCIGVLGGLGLSLNLNPALTMIGKYFYKKRPIANGIAMAGSPVFLSTLAPINTWLFDQFGWRGSFLILGGLLFNCCVAGSLMRPIGPKPKPAEKTTERKTVLQTINSFIDLTLFKHRGFLLYIVGNVVMFFGLFAPLVFLSNYAKSKDIAREKAAFLLSILAFVDMFARPSMGMVANTKWVRPRIQYFFAASVLYNGVCHVLAPISEDYTGFTIYAIFFGFAFGWLSAVLFETLMDLVGAQRFSSAVGLVTIVECGPVLLGPPLLGKFKDVYHDYKYTYQGCGIILIVASVFLFAGMGLNYRLLDKEKKKEERRGGVGVGEQKSNRDNAAKEVAEARNTEDTV, encoded by the exons ATGCCACCAGCCGTCGGTGGTCCTCAAGGTTACACACCACCTGAGGGTGGCTGGGGATGGATGGTGGTGATTGGAGCCTTCATCTCTATTGGTTTCTCCTATGCATTTCCCAAGTCCATCACTGTCTTCTTCAAAGAGATTGAGGTGATCTTCAATGTGACAAGTAGCCAGGTgtcctggatctcctccatcaTGTTAGCCGTCACATACGGCGGAG GTCCAATCAGCAGCATCCTGGTTAACAAATATGGGAGTCGTCCTGTTATGATGGCTGGAGGATGCCTGTCAGGATTGGGCCTCATTGCTGCATCTTTCTGTGAATCTGTTCAAGCACTCTACTTTTGCATTGGTGTTCTGGGAG GTCTGGGATTGTCCTTGAACCTTAACCCTGCCCTCACAATGATTGGAAAGTACTTCTACAAGAAGCGACCTATTGCTAATGGGATTGCCATGGCTGGCAGTCCTGTCTTCCTTTCTACCCTGGCTCCTATTAATACTTGGCTCTTTGATCAGTTTGGCTGGAGAGGAAGTTTTCTGATCCTGGGTGGCCTGCTTTTCAACTGCTGTGTTGCAGGTTCCCTCATGCGGCCTATAGGACCAAAACCCAAACCTGCAGAGAAGACCACAGAGAGGAAGACTGTGTTGCAGACCATTAACAGCTTTATCGACCTCACTTTGTTCAAGCACCGTGGCTTTTTGCTCTACATAGTGGGCAATGTTGTCATGTTTTTTGGCCTCTTTGCACCACTGGTGTTCCTCTCTAATTATGCCAAGAGTAAAGACATTGCCAGAGAGAAGGCAGCTTTTTTACTGTCTATCCTCGCTTTTGTTGACATGTTTGCCCGACCCTCAATGGGCATGGTAGCCAATACCAAGTGGGTCCGTCCCAGGATACAGTACTTCTTTGCTGCTTCAGTACTGTATAACGGCGTGTGTCATGTCCTAGCCCCAATATCAGAAGATTATACAGGCTTTACCATTTATGCCATCTTCTTTGGGTTTGCTTTCGGCTGGCTGAGTGCAGTCCTGTTCGAGACGTTAATGGACCTAGTCGGAGCTCAGCGTTTCTCCAGTGCTGTTGGGCTTGTCACTATTGTTGAGTGCGGTCCTGTATTATTAGGTCCCCCGTTACTTG GGAAGTTCAAAGACGTCTACCATGATTACAAGTACACCTACCAGGGCTGTGGGATCATCCTCATAGTTGCTAGTGTCTTCCTGTTTGCAGGAATGGGGCTGAACTATCGGCTgctggacaaagagaaaaaaaaggaggagaggaggggaggggtgGGAGTTGGAGAACAAAAGTCCAACAGGGACAATGCTGCCAAAGAGGTGGCAGAAGCTAGGAATACAGAGGACACTGTATAA